In one Candidatus Nitronereus thalassa genomic region, the following are encoded:
- a CDS encoding heavy metal-responsive transcriptional regulator: MKTLFIGTIAKQAGVPIKTIRYYEEVRLLPQPVRTSAGYRTYAFPIIDRLMFIKKAQTLGLTLKDIKTFLDLADRGHCPCGHVQHTLKQSLQGLRRKIADLKEIEKKLVGAMRQKCPPDFKPSGSAICPKIQRKPKQRRVMR; this comes from the coding sequence AACAGGCGGGGGTACCCATAAAAACCATCCGATACTATGAGGAGGTAAGATTGCTTCCCCAACCAGTACGCACTTCAGCAGGATATCGGACTTATGCGTTCCCCATAATTGACCGTCTGATGTTTATAAAGAAAGCCCAAACCCTTGGGCTCACGCTAAAGGATATTAAAACCTTCTTAGACCTGGCTGACCGGGGACATTGTCCATGCGGCCATGTGCAACACACACTCAAGCAAAGCCTTCAAGGACTTCGTCGGAAGATTGCCGACTTGAAAGAAATCGAAAAGAAGCTCGTGGGTGCCATGCGTCAGAAGTGTCCACCGGATTTCAAACCAAGCGGATCAGCTATTTGCCCCAAAATACAACGTAAACCTAAACAAAGGAGGGTCATGAGATGA